The Candidatus Dadabacteria bacterium genome includes the window CGGGCTGCGTCCATCCGGGCTGGGCTATTATGCGCAAATGGGAAACCATCATGCAAAGCTGGGAAAGCATCTTCAACCCCGAAGATCAGGTTCACATCAAACTGTCCGACATATCCCTTGAGATCAGCGGCGACATGGCCTGGCTCACATGCATACAGGAAATGTTTTATATCAAGCGCGAGCCGCAGACTTTCAACATCTCGCAGTCCACAAACATCTTCAAAAAGCAGGGCGGCAAATGGGGGATGCTCATCCACCACGCCTCGCCCATCATTGTTACCGGCTACAAGCCCGAAGCGGCAAATCTTCAGTAGGCGGGTGTTAGTATTTGTTGCGGGTTTGTGTATAGTTGCCCGTTGCGCCTGCGGGCGCGGGAGGACAAATGAGCGAAAAAGAAACTTACGTATACGAACCGTTTGCGGAAACCAGTGAATACAAAGAGGTCAACGGCGAGATAATCGCGCAATGGGTTGACACAATGGTGGACCGCGGCACGGAGCGGGTGGACAAAATCATGGACATCGCCACCGGAGTGGGAACAATGGTGCGGCTGTTCGTCTCAAAACTGCCGGAGCAGTTCAAATACTCCGAAGTGGTGTGCCTTGACCAGTCATCCGAGGCGCTCAAAAGGGCGGCGGAAAAACTGAGCGGCTCGGTTGCCAACATGAGTTTTATCAAGGCGAAGGTTCAGGACGCCGAGATAGAGGAAAAGTCCATAGACATTGTGATCTGGGGAAACGGCATACACTATCTCTCCGAACTGGAGCAGAGGGAAAGCCTTGAGAACATCAGAAAGGGGATGAAGGACGGCGGCTGGCTGTTTTTCAACACGGCGTTTTACGAGGGCTCGCGTCCTC containing:
- a CDS encoding class I SAM-dependent methyltransferase, producing the protein MSEKETYVYEPFAETSEYKEVNGEIIAQWVDTMVDRGTERVDKIMDIATGVGTMVRLFVSKLPEQFKYSEVVCLDQSSEALKRAAEKLSGSVANMSFIKAKVQDAEIEEKSIDIVIWGNGIHYLSELEQRESLENIRKGMKDGGWLFFNTAFYEGSRPQETLSFYRTQVKKAVQSLRERGITREKAHVRAEAANFHPREYYEELVSLAGFKLVEAQEYAANLSAEAWEYISSFQQYAAGALGGYPVEEASVAMRDAVAPAIAEHGGRNEDGSMFVTRNWLSICARV
- a CDS encoding nuclear transport factor 2 family protein; its protein translation is MSEREDILKSNREFYEALGKRDLDAMKRVWLTGDKAGCVHPGWAIMRKWETIMQSWESIFNPEDQVHIKLSDISLEISGDMAWLTCIQEMFYIKREPQTFNISQSTNIFKKQGGKWGMLIHHASPIIVTGYKPEAANLQ